The Pseudophryne corroboree isolate aPseCor3 chromosome 2, aPseCor3.hap2, whole genome shotgun sequence genome has a segment encoding these proteins:
- the PABPC4 gene encoding polyadenylate-binding protein 4 isoform X5 — MHTASSSYPMASLYVGDLHPDVTEAMLYEKFSPAGPVLSIRVCRDMITRRSLGYAYVNFQQPADAERALDTMNFDVIKGKPIRIMWSQRDPSLRKSGVGNVFIKNLDKSIDNKALYDTFSAFGNILSCKVVCDENGSKGYAFVHFETQDAADRAIEKMNGMLLNDRKVFVGRFKCRREREAELGAKAKEFTNVYIKNFGEDMDDEHLKETFSKYGR, encoded by the exons ATGCACACAGCTAGCAGCAGCTACCCCATGGCGTCTCTCTATGTGGGTGACCTCCACCCCGATGTCACCGAGGCCATGCTGTACGAGAAGTTTAGTCCAGCAGGGCCTGTGCTATCTATACGGGTGTGCAGGGACATGATCACACGCAGGTCCTTAGGATATGCCTATGTCAACTTCCAGCAGCCTGCAGATG CTGAGCGTGCGTTGGACACTATGAACTTTGATGTGATTAAAGGAAAGCCTATTCGAATTATGTGGTCTCAACGGGACCCATCTCTTAGGAAATCTGGTGTGGGCAATGTTTTCATAAAGAATCTTGACAAATCAATCGACAACAAAGCACTTTATGACACTTTTTCAGCATTTGGAAACATTCTTTCATGTAAG GTGGTGTGTGATGAGAATGGTTCCAAGGGGTACGCTTTTGTGCACTTTGAGACACAAGACGCTGCAGATAGAGCCATAGAGAAGATGAACGGCATGCTGCTCAACGACCGCAAAGT GTTTGTTGGACGTTTTAAATGTCGAAGGGAGCGGGAAGCAGAGCTTGGAGCCAAAGCAAAGGAATTCACAAATGTTTACATCAAGAACTTTGGGGAAGATATGGACGATGAGCATCTGAAGGAGACTTTCAGCAAATACG GCCGTTGA